In a genomic window of Streptomyces noursei ATCC 11455:
- a CDS encoding ABC transporter, protein MTASLPALVRYQAVLLVGSYRWLPPLLAYAAFLAIGVQTGGPILDAYGYAAGGLLPVSVWLARICATNEPPAARSCVAAAAGPGRAHLAALLAAVGAALVLALAGTAFVALLSDPHSTGHRVAVPVLPATGAGLLTASVCLVLGIGIGALCSPPVLRRPGWGVPVGLIAALLVLVLGASPANAALRGMITGSERGTVAVPWPSLAVAVPLASAATALACALSGRRG, encoded by the coding sequence ATGACCGCCTCCCTGCCCGCGCTGGTCCGCTATCAGGCGGTGCTGCTCGTCGGTTCCTACCGCTGGCTGCCGCCGCTCCTCGCCTACGCGGCGTTCCTCGCGATCGGCGTCCAGACCGGCGGCCCGATCCTGGACGCGTACGGCTACGCCGCCGGCGGGCTGCTGCCGGTCTCCGTCTGGCTGGCCCGGATCTGTGCCACCAACGAGCCGCCGGCCGCCCGCAGTTGTGTGGCGGCCGCCGCCGGACCCGGCCGGGCGCACCTCGCCGCGCTGCTGGCCGCGGTCGGCGCGGCGCTGGTCCTCGCACTCGCCGGGACGGCCTTCGTCGCGCTGCTCTCCGACCCGCACTCGACCGGCCATCGGGTCGCGGTCCCGGTGCTGCCCGCGACCGGCGCCGGGCTGCTCACCGCGTCGGTCTGCCTCGTGCTGGGCATCGGGATCGGCGCGCTGTGCTCCCCGCCGGTGCTGCGCCGCCCCGGCTGGGGCGTCCCGGTCGGGCTGATCGCCGCGCTGCTGGTCCTCGTCCTGGGCGCGTCGCCCGCCAACGCCGCGCTGCGCGGCATGATCACCGGCTCCGAGCGGGGCACCGTCGCCGTGCCCTGGCCGTCGCTCGCCGTCGCGGTGCCGCTGGCGTCCGCCGCCACGGCCCTGGCCTGCGCCCTCAGCGGGCGCCGCGGCTGA
- a CDS encoding response regulator transcription factor has protein sequence MTAPAAPVRLLLADDHPVVRAGLRAVLETEPDFEIAADVPTAEEAVELAGRLDVDVVLMDLQFGGRMLGSRATAEITGRPGAPRVLILTTYDSDADILAAIEAGATGYLLKDAPPDELAAAVRAAAAGKSALAPTVALRLMDRMRTPATALSRRETEVLQLVADGLSNAAISKRLFLSQATVKSHLVHIYSKLGVDSRTAAVAAATAQGLIRR, from the coding sequence GTGACCGCACCCGCCGCCCCCGTCCGGCTGCTGCTCGCCGACGACCACCCCGTCGTCCGTGCCGGACTCCGCGCCGTCCTGGAGACCGAGCCGGACTTCGAGATCGCCGCCGACGTCCCCACCGCCGAGGAGGCCGTGGAACTGGCCGGGCGGCTCGACGTCGACGTGGTCCTCATGGACCTCCAGTTCGGCGGCCGGATGCTGGGGTCCCGGGCCACCGCCGAGATCACCGGCCGCCCCGGAGCCCCCCGGGTCCTGATCCTGACCACCTACGACAGCGACGCCGACATCCTCGCCGCCATCGAGGCCGGCGCCACCGGCTACCTCCTCAAGGACGCCCCGCCGGACGAGCTCGCCGCCGCGGTGCGGGCCGCCGCCGCCGGGAAGTCCGCGCTCGCCCCGACCGTCGCGCTGCGCCTGATGGACCGCATGCGGACGCCCGCCACCGCCCTCTCCCGCCGCGAGACCGAGGTCCTCCAGCTCGTCGCCGACGGCCTGTCCAACGCGGCGATCAGCAAGCGGCTCTTCCTCAGCCAGGCGACCGTCAAGTCCCACCTCGTCCACATCTACTCCAAGCTGGGCGTCGACTCCCGCACCGCCGCGGTCGCCGCCGCCACCGCCCAGGGCCTGATCCGCCGCTGA
- a CDS encoding ABC transporter permease has product MFVAWRDLRFAKGRFALMGTVVTLITVLVGLLSGLTAGLGRENTSAITALPADHLVFSAPAGDGKPSFTDSRLPERTVREWARVPGVRSAEPLGIATTKAEGAGGKSAAVSVFGVRPGSHLAPSAGPAGDGTVVLSEKAASTLGVRAGDRVSLGGRKLAVAAVSGAAMYSHTPVVWASLGDWHRLSGSPGGADSGGATVLALSTTGTDGLAAADRRLDTRTVAAQDALTAIGSYSAENGSLQLMRGFLFAISALVIGAFFTVWTIQRSGDVAVLKALGASTRYLLRDALGQAVVLLVVGTALGTAMAAGVGAAVGGTVPFVLDPSTVLVPALIMIALGAVGAALSIRRITSVDPLTALGSAR; this is encoded by the coding sequence GTGTTCGTCGCCTGGAGAGATCTGAGATTCGCCAAGGGCCGGTTCGCCCTGATGGGGACCGTCGTCACTCTGATCACGGTGCTGGTGGGGCTGCTGTCCGGCCTGACGGCGGGGCTGGGCCGGGAGAACACCTCGGCGATCACCGCGCTCCCCGCCGACCACCTGGTCTTCTCCGCTCCCGCCGGGGACGGCAAGCCGTCGTTCACCGATTCCCGGCTGCCGGAGCGGACGGTACGGGAGTGGGCTCGGGTGCCCGGTGTACGGAGCGCGGAACCGCTGGGGATCGCCACCACGAAGGCCGAGGGGGCCGGCGGGAAGTCGGCGGCGGTGTCGGTGTTCGGGGTGCGGCCCGGGTCGCACCTGGCGCCGTCCGCGGGGCCGGCCGGGGACGGCACGGTGGTGTTGTCCGAGAAGGCCGCCTCGACGCTCGGTGTACGGGCCGGCGACCGGGTCTCGCTGGGCGGCCGGAAGCTCGCGGTGGCGGCGGTGTCGGGCGCGGCGATGTACAGCCACACGCCGGTGGTGTGGGCCTCGCTGGGCGACTGGCACCGGCTGTCCGGGAGCCCCGGCGGTGCGGACTCCGGAGGCGCGACCGTGCTCGCCCTGTCCACCACCGGGACGGACGGCCTGGCCGCCGCCGACCGCCGGCTGGACACCAGGACGGTGGCCGCCCAGGACGCCCTGACCGCGATCGGTTCGTACAGCGCCGAGAACGGCTCGCTGCAGTTGATGCGCGGCTTCCTGTTCGCGATATCCGCGCTGGTCATCGGGGCGTTCTTCACGGTCTGGACGATCCAGCGCAGCGGCGACGTCGCGGTGCTCAAGGCGCTCGGCGCCTCGACCCGCTACCTGCTGCGGGACGCCCTCGGCCAGGCCGTCGTCCTGCTGGTCGTCGGCACGGCCCTGGGGACCGCGATGGCGGCCGGGGTGGGCGCCGCGGTGGGCGGCACCGTGCCGTTCGTGCTCGACCCGTCCACCGTGCTGGTCCCCGCCCTGATCATGATCGCGCTGGGTGCCGTGGGCGCCGCGCTGTCCATCCGCCGCATCACGTCCGTCGATCCGCTGACCGCCCTGGGAAGTGCCCGATGA
- a CDS encoding ABC transporter ATP-binding protein, with translation MSLELSDVTLTYPDGDTRLTALDAVSLTVPAGCLTAVVGPSGSGKSSLLAVAATLIRPDRGRVVIAGRDTAGLSRAELTTLRRTTIGTVFQQPNLLPALTAAEQLQVMAHLDGRSPRTARSRARELLAAVGLADQADRRPHQLSGGQRQRVNIARALMNEPSVLLVDEPTSALDHERGAAVLGLLTELTHARGTATVLVTHDRSHLDAVDAVAEVLDGRLTSGAGAGV, from the coding sequence ATGAGCCTCGAACTGTCCGATGTCACCCTCACCTACCCCGACGGCGACACGCGGCTGACCGCGCTGGACGCGGTGTCGCTGACCGTGCCGGCTGGCTGCCTGACGGCGGTGGTCGGGCCGTCCGGGTCCGGCAAGTCCAGCCTGCTGGCAGTGGCCGCGACGCTGATCCGGCCGGACCGCGGGCGGGTGGTGATCGCCGGCCGGGACACCGCGGGCCTGAGCCGCGCGGAGCTGACGACGCTGCGCCGCACCACCATCGGGACGGTCTTCCAGCAGCCGAACCTGCTGCCGGCGCTGACGGCGGCCGAGCAGCTCCAGGTGATGGCCCATCTGGACGGCCGCTCGCCCCGTACGGCGCGGTCCCGGGCGCGGGAGCTGCTGGCGGCGGTGGGCCTGGCGGACCAGGCGGACCGGCGTCCGCACCAGTTGTCGGGCGGCCAGCGGCAGCGGGTCAACATCGCCCGGGCGCTGATGAACGAGCCCTCGGTGCTGCTGGTCGACGAGCCGACCAGCGCACTGGACCACGAGCGGGGCGCGGCGGTCCTCGGCCTGCTGACCGAGCTCACCCACGCCCGCGGCACCGCGACGGTGCTGGTCACGCACGACCGCTCCCACCTGGACGCGGTGGACGCGGTGGCGGAGGTGCTGGACGGCCGGCTGACCTCAGGGGCGGGCGCCGGGGTGTGA
- the murC gene encoding UDP-N-acetylmuramate--L-alanine ligase produces the protein MAPATAIPASMERPHFIGIGGAGMSGIAKILAQRGAAVAGSDAKDSATARALRDLGVTVHIGHAAEHLAAEATSVVVSSAIRSDNPELAAAQQRGIPVVHRSDALAALMDGLRPIAVAGTHGKTTTTSMLAVSLGALGLKPSYAIGGDLDAPGSNAEHGTGQIFVAEADESDRSFHKYAPEVAIVLNVELDHHANYASMDEIYASFETFVDRVRPGGTLVVSADHPGARELTARLAGRDDIEIVTYGESKDADVRILQITPHGLASDVTVTLTSGKILTFTVSVPGRHYASNAVAALTAGVALDLPPHQLADALGKYTGVKRRLQLKGEAAGVQVIDSYAHHPTEMTADLEAIRSATEESGGRILVVFQPHLYSRTQELGTEMGQALALADASVVLDIYPAREDPIPGVTSALITDAARAAGAQVTPEADKSAIPDLIAGMSRPGDLVLTMGAGDVTDLGPAILTRLGA, from the coding sequence ATGGCACCCGCCACCGCCATCCCAGCCTCGATGGAACGGCCGCACTTCATCGGCATCGGCGGCGCCGGCATGTCGGGCATCGCCAAGATCCTCGCGCAGCGCGGCGCCGCGGTGGCGGGCAGCGACGCCAAGGACTCCGCGACCGCCAGGGCCCTGCGCGACCTCGGCGTCACCGTCCACATCGGGCACGCCGCCGAGCACCTCGCCGCCGAAGCCACCAGCGTCGTGGTCTCCTCCGCGATCCGCTCCGACAACCCCGAGCTCGCCGCCGCCCAGCAGCGCGGCATCCCCGTCGTGCACCGCTCCGACGCCCTCGCCGCCCTCATGGACGGCCTGCGCCCCATCGCCGTCGCCGGCACCCACGGCAAGACCACCACCACGTCGATGCTCGCCGTCTCCCTCGGCGCCCTCGGCCTGAAGCCGTCGTACGCCATCGGCGGCGACCTCGACGCCCCCGGATCCAACGCCGAGCACGGCACCGGCCAGATCTTCGTCGCCGAGGCCGACGAGAGCGACCGCAGCTTCCACAAGTACGCCCCCGAGGTCGCCATCGTCCTCAACGTCGAGCTCGACCACCACGCCAACTACGCCTCGATGGACGAGATCTACGCCTCCTTCGAGACCTTCGTCGACCGTGTCCGCCCCGGCGGCACCCTCGTCGTCTCCGCCGACCACCCCGGCGCCCGCGAGCTGACCGCCCGCCTCGCCGGCCGCGACGACATCGAGATCGTCACCTACGGCGAGTCCAAGGACGCCGACGTCCGCATCCTCCAGATCACCCCGCACGGCCTGGCCAGCGATGTCACCGTCACCCTCACCAGCGGCAAGATCCTCACCTTCACCGTCTCCGTCCCCGGCCGGCACTACGCGAGCAACGCCGTCGCCGCGCTCACCGCCGGTGTCGCCCTCGACCTCCCGCCGCACCAGCTCGCCGACGCCCTCGGCAAGTACACCGGCGTCAAGCGCCGCCTCCAGCTCAAGGGCGAGGCCGCCGGCGTCCAGGTCATCGACTCCTACGCCCACCACCCCACCGAGATGACCGCCGACCTGGAGGCCATCCGCAGCGCCACCGAGGAGTCCGGCGGACGCATCCTCGTGGTCTTCCAGCCGCACCTGTACTCCCGCACCCAGGAGCTGGGCACCGAGATGGGCCAGGCGCTCGCGCTCGCCGACGCCTCCGTCGTCCTGGACATCTACCCGGCCCGCGAGGACCCGATCCCGGGCGTCACCAGCGCCCTGATCACCGACGCCGCCCGGGCCGCCGGCGCCCAGGTCACCCCCGAGGCCGACAAGAGCGCGATCCCGGACCTGATCGCCGGAATGAGCCGCCCCGGTGACCTTGTTCTCACCATGGGCGCGGGCGATGTGACCGACCTCGGCCCCGCCATCCTGACCCGCCTGGGCGCATGA
- a CDS encoding peptidyl-tRNA hydrolase: protein MDDQRAQAPTEPAPEYVLPLVVRVERAAPPGRTDALETAARAVLVLLSDERATDAGEWARAVHDWQDSRIRKVVRRARGAEWRRAEALPGITVTGREAEVRVFPPVPLDGWPKDLARLQVSGTELDEPQAPAEPADGAPVLWLNPGLKMSAGKAMAQAGHGAQLAWWELSTAEREAWRAAGFPLAVRTATPAAWPALTTSGLPVVRDAGFTEIAPGKTVVTEGGSRFCPLPRTRRP from the coding sequence ATCGACGACCAGCGGGCGCAGGCCCCCACGGAGCCGGCGCCGGAGTACGTCCTGCCACTGGTGGTGCGCGTGGAGCGGGCCGCACCCCCCGGGCGCACGGACGCGCTGGAGACCGCGGCGCGGGCGGTGCTGGTGCTGCTCTCCGACGAGCGGGCCACCGACGCGGGCGAGTGGGCCCGGGCGGTGCACGACTGGCAGGACTCCCGGATACGGAAGGTGGTCCGGCGGGCACGCGGAGCGGAGTGGCGACGGGCCGAGGCCCTGCCCGGCATCACGGTCACCGGCCGCGAGGCCGAGGTGCGGGTCTTCCCGCCGGTGCCGCTGGACGGCTGGCCGAAGGACCTCGCCCGGCTCCAGGTCTCCGGCACCGAGCTGGACGAACCGCAGGCCCCCGCGGAGCCCGCGGACGGCGCGCCGGTGCTGTGGCTCAATCCCGGGCTGAAGATGTCGGCGGGCAAGGCGATGGCACAGGCCGGGCACGGCGCACAACTGGCCTGGTGGGAGCTGTCCACGGCGGAGCGGGAAGCCTGGCGCGCGGCAGGGTTCCCGCTGGCCGTGCGCACCGCGACGCCCGCGGCCTGGCCGGCACTGACGACCAGCGGACTGCCCGTGGTGCGGGACGCCGGGTTCACCGAGATCGCACCCGGGAAAACCGTGGTGACCGAAGGGGGCAGTCGATTCTGCCCCCTCCCCCGCACACGGCGGCCCTAG
- a CDS encoding sensor histidine kinase: MTEEARTDHSLTPVLRVLRLCLHLMVAALLALAAVRAVADGRPTAPAVLATAVVLLTLYVLGPVLPRVRSSSRAAGLWLAAVVAVWMVLLALTPDGVWLAFPLFFVELHLLPLRWALPAVAASTALAIAGFAWHTHTLSVGTVIGPVLGAAVAVAVVLGYQALYRESEQRRRLIEELTEARSELAVAERAAGVLAERERLAREIHDTLAQGLSSIQLLLRAAERAVPERPETALGHIRQARTAAVDNLAEARRFVRALSPPDLEAGSLPAALERLCAATARTSGLVVHCQVSGVPAPLPTPHEVALLRIAQSALANTVQHAAAGRVELTLSYMDTEVALDVVDDGAGFLPAEVPPPGSAAAGDSGFGLAAMRARARALQGTLAVESAPGEGTALAVTLPCPDPSAAPETAPGAAP; encoded by the coding sequence GTGACCGAAGAAGCCAGGACCGACCACTCCCTCACCCCTGTTCTGCGCGTGCTGCGCCTGTGCCTCCACCTGATGGTGGCCGCGCTGCTCGCGCTCGCCGCCGTACGCGCGGTGGCCGACGGGAGGCCCACCGCACCGGCCGTGCTCGCCACCGCCGTGGTCCTGCTGACGCTCTACGTCCTCGGCCCCGTACTGCCCCGGGTCCGCAGCTCCTCCCGCGCCGCCGGGCTCTGGCTCGCCGCCGTGGTCGCGGTCTGGATGGTGCTGCTGGCACTCACCCCGGACGGCGTCTGGCTGGCTTTCCCGCTCTTCTTCGTCGAGCTGCACCTGCTGCCGCTGCGCTGGGCACTGCCCGCCGTCGCGGCCAGTACGGCCCTCGCCATCGCCGGATTCGCCTGGCACACCCACACCCTCAGCGTCGGCACGGTCATCGGCCCCGTCCTGGGCGCCGCGGTCGCGGTCGCCGTCGTCCTCGGCTACCAGGCCCTCTACCGGGAGAGCGAACAGCGCCGCCGCCTCATCGAGGAGCTCACCGAGGCCCGCAGCGAACTGGCCGTCGCGGAGCGGGCCGCCGGCGTCCTCGCCGAACGGGAGCGGCTGGCCCGCGAGATCCACGACACCCTCGCCCAGGGCCTGTCCAGCATCCAGCTGCTGCTCCGGGCCGCCGAGCGGGCCGTGCCGGAGCGGCCGGAGACCGCCCTCGGCCACATCCGGCAGGCCCGTACGGCCGCCGTCGACAACCTCGCCGAGGCGCGCCGCTTCGTCCGCGCGCTAAGCCCGCCCGACCTGGAGGCCGGTTCGCTGCCGGCCGCCCTGGAGCGGCTGTGCGCCGCCACCGCCCGCACCTCCGGGCTGGTCGTGCACTGCCAGGTCTCCGGCGTCCCCGCCCCGCTGCCCACCCCGCACGAGGTCGCCCTGCTGCGCATCGCCCAGTCCGCGCTCGCCAACACCGTCCAGCACGCCGCCGCCGGCCGCGTCGAGCTGACCCTGAGCTACATGGACACCGAGGTCGCCCTGGACGTCGTCGACGACGGCGCCGGGTTCCTGCCCGCCGAGGTCCCGCCGCCCGGCTCCGCGGCGGCCGGCGACTCCGGCTTCGGGCTGGCCGCGATGCGCGCCCGGGCCCGCGCCCTCCAGGGCACCCTCGCCGTCGAGTCCGCCCCCGGGGAGGGCACCGCACTCGCCGTCACCCTGCCCTGCCCCGACCCGTCCGCCGCCCCCGAGACCGCACCGGGAGCCGCCCCGTGA
- a CDS encoding pyrimidine reductase family protein, with protein MRRLFPFPTPTTPAPEADRTAGPDATTDREWTLDELATAYAYPAADDPVRAGRPGWLRANMVSSLDGAAHHEGRSQPLSGDADMRIFGVLRALSDAVVVGAETVRREGYRPARARAAFADRRAAAGQGPAPAIAVVTAGLELDFALPLFTEPLVPTLVLTGADAPEDRVRAARAAGVEVLFAGEGLGVDPARVAEVLAERGHTRLLTEGGPRLLGQFAAAGALDEMCLSLAPVVAVGDAQRIMDGPAVAVPTRFALASVLEDSGFLFTRYRRF; from the coding sequence ATGCGACGCCTGTTCCCCTTCCCCACCCCGACCACCCCCGCCCCGGAGGCCGACCGGACCGCCGGTCCCGATGCGACCACCGACCGCGAGTGGACGCTGGACGAGCTGGCCACGGCCTATGCGTACCCGGCGGCGGACGACCCGGTGCGGGCCGGCCGCCCCGGCTGGCTGCGCGCCAACATGGTGTCCTCCCTGGACGGCGCGGCGCACCACGAGGGGCGTTCGCAGCCGCTCTCCGGGGATGCCGACATGCGGATCTTCGGAGTGCTGCGGGCGCTCTCGGACGCGGTGGTGGTGGGCGCCGAGACGGTCCGGCGGGAGGGCTACCGGCCGGCCCGCGCCCGGGCCGCGTTCGCCGACCGGCGGGCCGCCGCCGGACAGGGCCCGGCCCCCGCCATCGCGGTGGTGACCGCGGGCCTGGAGCTGGACTTCGCCCTGCCGCTGTTCACCGAGCCGTTGGTGCCCACCCTGGTGCTGACCGGTGCCGATGCCCCCGAGGACCGGGTGCGCGCGGCCCGGGCGGCGGGCGTCGAGGTGCTCTTCGCCGGCGAGGGGCTGGGCGTCGACCCGGCCCGGGTGGCGGAGGTGCTGGCCGAACGGGGGCACACCCGGCTGCTCACCGAGGGCGGGCCGCGCCTGCTGGGGCAGTTCGCGGCGGCCGGGGCGCTGGACGAGATGTGTCTGTCGCTGGCCCCGGTGGTGGCGGTGGGCGATGCGCAGCGGATCATGGACGGGCCCGCGGTCGCGGTTCCCACGCGGTTCGCGCTGGCGTCCGTGCTGGAGGACTCCGGATTCCTGTTCACCCGTTACCGCCGGTTCTGA
- a CDS encoding ATP-binding cassette domain-containing protein, protein MPRQEAQRMRLDGVGRRYGLRGPWVLREVRLDVPAGALLRIEGTNGSGKSTLLRLLAGIDRPTTGRITGRPRTAYVPERFPAALPFTAAGYLAHLGRVHGLRTPEAADRAAEWLARFGAAGHARTPLAELSKGTSQKVAVAQALLAEPELLVLDEAWTGLDPAARDTLDRAVAERVAAGGTVVFVDHDPRRLAGAASARYRVADGRLLPREPGTAAEPADGVDAGAGPRTVVEAEGPPGSPPPPGLPGAPDLAPGPGNSLRLTVATVHSDALLRTLLTARPPWHIRAVAAEPPGPGTTGTPAPGEAPRS, encoded by the coding sequence ATGCCGCGGCAGGAAGCGCAGCGGATGCGGCTGGACGGGGTCGGGCGGCGCTACGGCCTGCGTGGGCCCTGGGTGCTGCGCGAGGTGCGGCTCGATGTGCCGGCGGGCGCGCTGTTGCGCATCGAGGGGACCAACGGCAGCGGCAAGTCCACGCTGCTGCGGCTGCTCGCCGGCATCGACCGGCCCACCACGGGTCGGATCACCGGGCGCCCGCGCACCGCCTACGTGCCCGAGCGGTTCCCGGCCGCCCTGCCGTTCACCGCCGCCGGTTACCTCGCCCACCTCGGCCGCGTCCACGGCCTGCGGACACCGGAGGCGGCGGACCGTGCCGCCGAGTGGCTGGCGCGCTTCGGCGCCGCCGGGCACGCCCGGACCCCGCTGGCCGAGCTGTCCAAGGGGACGAGTCAGAAGGTCGCGGTCGCCCAGGCACTGCTCGCCGAGCCCGAACTCCTCGTCCTGGACGAGGCGTGGACCGGGCTGGACCCGGCCGCCCGCGACACCCTCGACCGCGCGGTCGCCGAACGGGTCGCCGCCGGCGGCACCGTGGTCTTCGTCGACCACGACCCACGCCGACTGGCCGGGGCCGCGAGCGCCCGCTACCGCGTCGCCGACGGCCGGCTGCTGCCCCGGGAGCCCGGTACCGCCGCCGAGCCGGCCGACGGGGTCGACGCCGGTGCCGGCCCGCGGACCGTCGTCGAGGCGGAGGGTCCGCCGGGCAGCCCGCCGCCGCCCGGCCTGCCGGGCGCGCCGGACCTCGCCCCCGGTCCCGGCAACAGCCTGCGGCTCACCGTCGCCACCGTTCACTCCGACGCCCTGCTGCGCACCCTGCTCACCGCGCGCCCGCCCTGGCACATCCGGGCGGTCGCCGCCGAGCCGCCCGGCCCCGGAACCACCGGAACCCCTGCTCCCGGAGAGGCCCCCCGGTCATGA
- a CDS encoding indole-3-glycerol phosphate synthase yields MIEKPLTPADVEFVTTLHGDDPVSFVVLMQPRGKQDVLLRAIDDVALGEFEDAVREGDEPGGANAVLPAEQGLSHTLEALRAAGSEAVGQVVEDHPLDLLKSVVDETGADEVIVLTTPHFVEEFFHRDWASRARHKVGVPVLKLFSHAADDQPHAPGA; encoded by the coding sequence ATGATCGAGAAGCCCCTGACGCCCGCCGATGTGGAGTTCGTCACCACCCTGCACGGCGATGACCCGGTCTCCTTCGTCGTCCTCATGCAGCCGCGCGGCAAACAGGACGTCCTGTTGCGGGCCATCGACGACGTGGCGCTCGGGGAGTTCGAGGACGCCGTGCGGGAGGGCGACGAGCCCGGCGGGGCGAACGCCGTGCTCCCCGCCGAACAGGGCCTGTCGCACACCTTGGAGGCGCTGCGCGCTGCGGGCTCCGAGGCGGTCGGCCAGGTGGTCGAGGACCATCCGCTGGACCTGCTGAAGTCGGTGGTCGACGAGACCGGAGCCGACGAGGTGATCGTGCTGACCACCCCGCACTTCGTCGAGGAGTTCTTCCACCGGGACTGGGCCTCCCGGGCTCGCCACAAGGTCGGCGTCCCCGTCCTCAAGCTGTTCTCGCACGCCGCCGACGACCAGCCGCACGCGCCCGGCGCCTGA
- the zapE gene encoding cell division protein ZapE has product MSPSHCSPSPAPSPIAAPPADGDRAPAPTALSSRAPHVPAERLVAEMVPPPRFQGARFDTYLPDPRQPSQAEAVQVLRTFAAGIDGADADTGGKRRWFSRGPKKTVAPKGPRGVYLDGGYGVGKTHLLASLWHATPAAPELKAFGTFVELTNLVGALGFQQTVRTLGSHRLLCIDEFELDDPGDTVLVSTLLGKLVEAGVALAATSNTLPGKLGEGRFAAADFLREIQGLSAHFRALRIDGEDYRHRGLPEAPAPYDDETVTRAAHHTPGASLDDFPALLHHLSTVHPSRYGAMCDGITAVCLTDVQAVPDQSTALRLVVLADRLYDREVPVLASGKPFDELFSDEMLRGGYRKKYFRAISRLTALARDAKTLVA; this is encoded by the coding sequence GTGTCACCTTCCCACTGCTCGCCCTCCCCCGCCCCCTCTCCGATAGCCGCGCCCCCGGCCGACGGGGACCGCGCCCCGGCGCCCACCGCGCTCAGCTCCCGCGCGCCGCACGTCCCGGCCGAGCGCCTGGTCGCCGAGATGGTGCCGCCGCCGCGCTTCCAGGGCGCCCGCTTCGACACCTACCTGCCGGACCCGCGGCAGCCCAGCCAGGCCGAGGCCGTGCAGGTCCTGCGGACGTTCGCCGCGGGCATCGACGGCGCGGACGCGGACACCGGCGGGAAGCGGCGCTGGTTCTCCCGGGGACCGAAGAAGACCGTCGCGCCCAAGGGTCCGCGCGGGGTCTATCTGGACGGCGGCTACGGCGTCGGCAAGACCCACCTGCTCGCCTCCCTCTGGCACGCGACCCCCGCCGCCCCCGAGCTCAAGGCGTTCGGGACCTTCGTCGAGCTGACCAACCTGGTCGGCGCCCTCGGTTTCCAGCAGACGGTGCGCACGCTCGGCTCCCACCGGCTGCTGTGCATCGACGAGTTCGAGCTGGACGACCCCGGCGACACGGTGCTGGTCTCCACCCTGCTGGGCAAGCTGGTGGAGGCCGGTGTGGCGCTGGCCGCCACCTCCAACACGCTGCCCGGCAAGCTCGGCGAGGGCCGGTTCGCCGCCGCCGACTTCCTGCGCGAGATCCAGGGCCTGAGCGCCCACTTCCGCGCCCTGCGCATCGACGGCGAGGACTACCGGCACCGCGGCCTGCCCGAGGCGCCCGCCCCGTACGACGACGAGACGGTGACCCGCGCGGCGCACCACACCCCGGGCGCCTCGCTCGACGACTTCCCGGCCCTCCTGCACCACCTCTCGACGGTGCACCCCAGCCGGTACGGCGCGATGTGCGACGGCATAACGGCGGTCTGCCTCACCGACGTGCAGGCGGTTCCGGACCAGTCCACCGCGCTGCGCCTGGTGGTGCTCGCCGACCGGCTCTACGACCGGGAGGTGCCGGTGCTGGCCTCCGGCAAGCCCTTCGACGAACTGTTCAGCGACGAGATGCTGCGCGGCGGCTACCGGAAGAAGTACTTCCGCGCCATCTCCCGGCTGACCGCGCTGGCCCGGGACGCCAAGACGCTGGTGGCGTAG
- the msrB gene encoding peptide-methionine (R)-S-oxide reductase MsrB encodes MTYEIDKPDEQWRAELTPAEYHVLRQGGTEPAFVGEYTDTKAAGVYSCRACGAELFRSTTKFESHCGWPSFYDPKDTDAVELLEDRTHGMVRTEVRCARCGSHLGHVFEGEGYPTPTDQRYCINSISLRLLSDES; translated from the coding sequence ATGACGTACGAGATCGACAAGCCCGACGAGCAGTGGCGCGCCGAGCTGACCCCGGCCGAGTACCACGTCCTGCGCCAGGGCGGCACCGAGCCCGCCTTCGTCGGCGAGTACACCGACACCAAGGCCGCCGGCGTCTACTCCTGCCGCGCCTGCGGCGCCGAACTCTTCCGCTCCACCACCAAGTTCGAGAGCCACTGCGGCTGGCCGTCCTTCTACGACCCCAAGGACACCGACGCCGTAGAGCTGTTGGAGGACCGCACCCACGGCATGGTCCGCACCGAGGTCCGCTGCGCCCGCTGCGGCTCCCACCTCGGCCACGTCTTCGAGGGCGAGGGCTACCCGACGCCGACGGACCAGCGCTACTGCATCAACTCGATCTCGCTGCGGCTGCTCTCCGACGAGAGCTGA